A window from Kovacikia minuta CCNUW1 encodes these proteins:
- a CDS encoding Uma2 family endonuclease: MSPIQQSEPATEPPTLIDNITVPPGNLWSDEPPLESDLHRDQIDLLIRLMKWLWRDRADFYVTGNLTIYYSPNQLKSEFFRGPDFFVVLGTEKKDRRSWVLWDEQGKYPNVIVELLSDSTAKIDKGLKKEIYQDTFRTPDYFWFHPNTLEFAGFHLVDGTYQALEPNPQGWLWSQQLGLYLGIDQNKLRFFTSEGEKVLLPEEEMEQRAEQERQRAEQERQRADRLAEKLRDLGVDPEMLA, from the coding sequence ATGTCTCCTATCCAGCAATCGGAACCAGCGACAGAGCCTCCCACGCTGATTGACAATATTACAGTCCCACCTGGCAATTTATGGAGTGATGAACCGCCCTTGGAATCTGACCTGCACCGCGACCAGATCGACCTGCTAATTCGGTTGATGAAATGGCTCTGGCGCGATCGTGCTGACTTTTATGTGACGGGTAATCTCACAATTTATTACAGCCCCAACCAACTCAAATCCGAGTTCTTTCGAGGGCCAGATTTCTTTGTCGTCTTGGGTACAGAAAAGAAAGATCGGCGCAGTTGGGTGCTGTGGGATGAGCAGGGTAAGTATCCGAATGTAATTGTGGAACTGTTGTCGGACTCAACGGCTAAGATCGATAAAGGTTTAAAGAAAGAAATTTATCAGGACACGTTTCGAACTCCCGATTATTTCTGGTTTCATCCCAACACTTTGGAGTTTGCTGGCTTTCATCTGGTGGATGGAACCTATCAGGCACTGGAACCCAATCCACAGGGTTGGCTCTGGAGTCAGCAGCTAGGGCTTTACCTGGGAATTGACCAGAACAAGCTGCGATTTTTCACCTCGGAAGGGGAAAAAGTGCTATTACCGGAAGAAGAAATGGAACAACGGGCAGAACAGGAACGGCAACGAGCAGAACAGGAACGGCAACGAGCCGATCGTCTGGCGGAGAAGCTGCGAGACTTAGGAGTTGACCCGGAAATGCTGGCTTAA
- a CDS encoding alpha/beta fold hydrolase, with protein MTVSPPANSTIATQTWNWQGFPITYQTQGTQGAAVVLVHGFGASLGHWRKNIPVLAETCRVYALDLIGFGGSAKPTPGSLKPGEQVEYTFETWGQQIADFCKEVVGEPVFLVGNSIGCIAVMQAAVDHPEIARAIAMLNCSLRLLHDRRRATQPWLKQIGAPLLQRILKNQWIGQTFFKQLAKPATVRKILLKAYANAETVTDELVDLLMAPAKDIGAAEVFLAFTGYSQGPLPEDLLEVLPCPAIILWGEKDPWEPITLGREFAKFPQVQQFIPLEGVGHCPQDEAPELVNPILQEWIQVQSESTRQGTLN; from the coding sequence ATGACTGTTTCTCCCCCAGCAAACTCCACGATCGCAACTCAAACCTGGAACTGGCAAGGGTTTCCCATTACCTACCAGACCCAGGGTACGCAAGGTGCAGCCGTTGTATTGGTACATGGGTTTGGGGCTTCTCTAGGGCACTGGCGGAAAAACATTCCGGTGCTGGCGGAAACCTGTAGGGTCTATGCGTTGGATTTGATTGGGTTTGGTGGGTCTGCCAAGCCCACACCCGGTTCACTGAAACCAGGAGAGCAGGTAGAGTATACCTTTGAAACCTGGGGGCAACAGATCGCGGACTTCTGTAAAGAGGTGGTAGGGGAGCCAGTCTTTCTGGTGGGGAATTCGATCGGGTGTATAGCTGTAATGCAGGCAGCAGTGGATCACCCAGAAATTGCGCGGGCGATCGCGATGCTCAATTGTTCCCTGCGGTTGTTGCACGATCGCCGCCGGGCAACCCAACCCTGGTTGAAACAAATCGGTGCGCCCCTCCTCCAGCGGATTCTAAAAAACCAATGGATTGGTCAGACGTTTTTCAAGCAGCTGGCCAAACCTGCAACGGTACGGAAAATTCTGCTCAAAGCCTATGCTAATGCGGAAACTGTGACGGATGAACTGGTCGATCTGCTGATGGCTCCAGCTAAGGATATCGGAGCGGCGGAGGTATTTCTGGCGTTTACTGGCTACTCACAAGGACCGCTACCGGAGGATTTGCTGGAAGTGCTGCCCTGTCCCGCCATTATCCTATGGGGAGAAAAAGATCCGTGGGAGCCGATTACCTTAGGGCGTGAATTTGCCAAATTTCCCCAGGTGCAACAGTTTATTCCCCTGGAAGGCGTCGGTCATTGCCCCCAGGATGAAGCTCCAGAATTAGTGAATCCAATTTTGCAAGAGTGGATTCAGGTTCAGTCAGAATCTACCAGGCAAGGCACACTAAACTGA
- a CDS encoding Rpn family recombination-promoting nuclease/putative transposase produces the protein MFDNVCRFLAETFPTDFATWLLGEPITLTELSPSELSLEPIRTDALILLQSSEIVLHIEFQTVPKANIPFRMADYRLRVYRRFPQRQMHQVVIYLQQTNSDLAQQTTFTLERTQHEFDVIRLWEQPAANFFDTPGLLPFAILSQVNDRIQVLQQVARAIEQLPDPQMQNNANSNLKCTTSRSFP, from the coding sequence ATGTTTGATAATGTTTGCCGATTTCTAGCTGAAACCTTCCCAACTGACTTTGCTACCTGGTTGCTGGGAGAACCGATTACGCTGACGGAATTAAGCCCTTCAGAATTATCGCTTGAACCAATTCGCACAGATGCACTCATTCTTCTGCAATCGAGTGAAATTGTGCTGCATATTGAATTTCAAACAGTCCCAAAAGCAAACATTCCGTTTCGGATGGCAGATTACCGACTGCGTGTGTATCGACGCTTTCCACAACGGCAGATGCATCAGGTGGTTATTTATCTTCAGCAGACGAATTCAGACTTAGCCCAACAAACGACCTTCACGCTAGAACGAACCCAGCATGAATTTGATGTTATTCGCCTCTGGGAGCAGCCAGCAGCAAATTTTTTTGACACTCCAGGTTTACTTCCATTCGCGATTTTAAGCCAGGTGAACGATCGCATTCAGGTCTTGCAGCAGGTTGCACGAGCGATCGAGCAATTGCCAGATCCACAGATGCAAAACAACGCCAATTCAAATCTGAAGTGCACCACCTCTAGAAGCTTCCCCTAG